The Vulpes lagopus strain Blue_001 chromosome 6, ASM1834538v1, whole genome shotgun sequence genome has a segment encoding these proteins:
- the BATF gene encoding basic leucine zipper transcriptional factor ATF-like isoform X1: protein MPHSSDSSDSSFSRSPPPGKQDSSDDVRKVQRREKNRIAAQKSRQRQTQKADTLHLESEDLEKQNAALRKEIKQLTEEMKYFTSVLSSHEPLCSVLAASTPSPPDVVYSAHAFHQPHVSSPRFQP, encoded by the exons ATGCCTCACAGCTCCGACAGCAGCGACTCCAGCTTCAGCCGCTCTCCTCCCCCTGGCAAACAG GACTCCTCTGATGATGTGAGAAAagttcagagaagggagaaaaaccGCATTGCTGCCCAGAAGAGCCGACAGAGGCAGACGCAGAAAGCTGACACCCTGCACTTG GAGAGCGAAGACCTAGAAAAACAGAACGCGGCTCTGCGCAAGGAGATCAAGCAGCTCACGGAAGAGATGAAGTATTTCACGTCGGTGCTGAGCAGCCATGAGCCCCTGTGCTCGGTGCTGGCCGCCAGCACGCCCTCGCCCCCCGACGTGGTGTACAGCGCCCATGCCTTCCACCAGCCTCACGTCAGCTCACCTCGCTTCCAGCCCTGA
- the BATF gene encoding basic leucine zipper transcriptional factor ATF-like isoform X2 yields the protein MEDSSDDVRKVQRREKNRIAAQKSRQRQTQKADTLHLESEDLEKQNAALRKEIKQLTEEMKYFTSVLSSHEPLCSVLAASTPSPPDVVYSAHAFHQPHVSSPRFQP from the exons ATGGAG GACTCCTCTGATGATGTGAGAAAagttcagagaagggagaaaaaccGCATTGCTGCCCAGAAGAGCCGACAGAGGCAGACGCAGAAAGCTGACACCCTGCACTTG GAGAGCGAAGACCTAGAAAAACAGAACGCGGCTCTGCGCAAGGAGATCAAGCAGCTCACGGAAGAGATGAAGTATTTCACGTCGGTGCTGAGCAGCCATGAGCCCCTGTGCTCGGTGCTGGCCGCCAGCACGCCCTCGCCCCCCGACGTGGTGTACAGCGCCCATGCCTTCCACCAGCCTCACGTCAGCTCACCTCGCTTCCAGCCCTGA